Genomic segment of Drosophila simulans strain w501 chromosome 2R, Prin_Dsim_3.1, whole genome shotgun sequence:
AACAAGGTCCTGACCAAGGCGGAGAAACAGAAGCTAGCAGGAGGCGCCGGCGGCGGAAAGAAGGCCATCAAGAAGAAGTAACCATCAGGATGGTGAGGAAGCACAAAGGAACACTGGCGGTGATCGAGAAGATCTACCAGGATATACCAGCCTTCTCCGACATCTTCACCGAGGAGAGCTTCTACATGTTCGCGTTCTGTTTCGTGTGCGCCACCATTCTGGTGGCCTTCATTCTCTCCCGGTTCATCACCATCAAGCCCGTCGATTTCTGAGCCAATTGTCTTGTTCAATTCCGCACACGtacttttcaaaatatatatacgctCTAACATGTAACAAACACTCCGCACTGTATTGTCTTTTTGGCCCGACTGTGCGAAAGGGCAGCGCTCGATTCGGTCAGCCTGTCgttggtttcatttttttttccccattcgAAACCAGTTTTTCGGTCCCTGGCAAACCGGAAAATcatctgctcctgctgctgctgcagcggcggctGTTTGCTGCGCTTGCTGATGTCAGCGGATCGGAGAGCCGCCTGCCGTTCCAAAGCTTATAATCACAATGGGGCGGGAGGAGCCAATGGTAATTGGACCGCAGGAAGTCGACCAAATGGGCCATGCAAAGTGGACGTGGCTGGGGTGGACCACTACAGACTTGTTCATGAATTGTGGCATTCATT
This window contains:
- the LOC27206169 gene encoding uncharacterized protein LOC27206169; amino-acid sequence: MVRKHKGTLAVIEKIYQDIPAFSDIFTEESFYMFAFCFVCATILVAFILSRFITIKPVDF